In one Zobellia galactanivorans genomic region, the following are encoded:
- a CDS encoding CHAT domain-containing protein, with protein MTNKFPNPLIDMPLTRIPSMVHLRFNCILFFLLGHLCMAQQEILTEIIHTDAQKEVIEQKIDAFFASHTKDMSPRELADCYHDVGNKWYHEQWWDTGEESDIEKAIYYTQKALEIKSGLKDLEKGSLDNTRFNLGVFYSLKGEIYKARNTFLHISNKGSDVEWIQKARLELGYNYLTTGDFYKALNQFSEVTLLHAGVPTSPSTSPYIIDIDAQILVAETYAEMDLKEFSNEIRLNLKKADSLIGRYKEADKQYRRRIDHLEGNRLIENGSYEQAIAKHKQVLKDSVDLGPRDIANIHSSIGYSHLKLKNYDQALIHLKKANSLVEDFSLPYENLGDFYLDQNNYEKALYHYQKAIVLSTDGRKGIRFDELPSVEDLELASEKIVLLGHVIAKANGWLKFYEYDKNKDHLDHALKTFALADQLVDIIRSESTEYQSKLFWREKGASLYAKAVQACYLLDKPKEAYYYMERNKALLLLEDVSVEQAKELAQLPQKTIEREFRLKQNIYLSENELRNLEPTSESSLDSVRQRVYESKRIYNAFSDSLAAAFPDYANIKKQVRLLSHTDFISDYISDDEAVLQYILNEEQGYGLLTSSEQSTFFKLDDVKKLNDQLIVLYGQLTDLTTSRDELTRFNTLSHQIFNQLVPETVHETIKGKKLTLITDYILQQIPFEAFVTDLENLTYLIENTEIRYAYSMSYLNAKKQVSSKAKNDFLAIAPITFNTLELPELVFSKSEVEEAERIFPGKRLMNQEATKARFLEQVNDYNIIHLSTHADIGEENDPWIAFSDEKMFLNEVYATKNQADIVVLSACNTSIGELKKGEGAMSLARGFFHSGAKSVVSSLWSTNDKSSKELMVAFYQGLDEGLTKSAALRKAKIDYINKYRGSSISPAYWSALIIIGDNIPIRPAHNQWSYILYIVLGTLLALVLYLLVKRREHLS; from the coding sequence TTGACCAACAAATTCCCAAACCCGCTGATCGATATGCCCTTAACCCGAATACCCTCTATGGTGCACCTGCGATTCAACTGTATCCTTTTTTTTCTTTTGGGCCATTTGTGCATGGCACAACAAGAAATCTTGACCGAGATTATCCATACGGATGCGCAGAAGGAAGTGATCGAACAAAAAATCGACGCTTTCTTCGCCTCCCACACAAAAGATATGTCCCCAAGGGAATTGGCCGATTGCTACCACGATGTGGGCAATAAATGGTATCACGAACAGTGGTGGGACACAGGGGAGGAAAGCGATATCGAAAAGGCCATTTATTACACCCAAAAGGCTTTGGAAATCAAGTCAGGGTTAAAAGACCTAGAAAAGGGATCCTTGGACAACACCCGTTTCAACCTCGGTGTATTTTACAGTCTTAAAGGGGAAATTTATAAGGCCCGAAATACTTTCTTGCATATTTCGAACAAGGGAAGTGACGTGGAATGGATACAAAAGGCCCGACTTGAACTAGGCTACAATTATTTGACCACAGGCGATTTTTACAAGGCCCTAAATCAATTTTCAGAGGTCACCTTATTGCATGCCGGGGTGCCAACCTCCCCAAGCACATCGCCATACATCATCGATATCGACGCCCAAATCTTAGTGGCGGAGACCTACGCCGAAATGGACCTGAAGGAATTTTCAAACGAGATACGTTTGAACCTTAAAAAAGCAGACTCCCTCATCGGTCGTTACAAGGAAGCCGACAAACAATACCGAAGGCGTATCGACCATTTGGAGGGCAACCGACTTATCGAAAACGGCAGCTACGAACAGGCCATCGCCAAACACAAGCAAGTACTAAAAGACTCCGTGGACCTGGGGCCCAGGGATATAGCGAACATACACAGCAGCATCGGCTACTCCCATTTGAAATTAAAAAACTACGACCAGGCCCTCATCCATTTAAAAAAGGCAAATTCCTTGGTTGAAGATTTTTCCCTTCCTTACGAAAACCTAGGCGATTTTTACCTTGACCAAAATAATTACGAAAAAGCCCTGTACCATTACCAAAAAGCCATTGTACTGTCAACCGACGGCAGAAAGGGAATACGTTTCGATGAGCTTCCGTCCGTTGAGGACCTTGAACTTGCAAGCGAAAAAATTGTTTTGCTTGGCCATGTAATCGCCAAGGCCAACGGCTGGTTAAAGTTTTACGAATACGACAAAAACAAAGACCACCTCGACCATGCTTTAAAAACCTTTGCACTGGCGGATCAACTGGTCGATATCATACGATCGGAAAGTACGGAATACCAATCAAAGCTCTTTTGGCGCGAAAAAGGGGCTTCGTTGTACGCGAAGGCCGTACAGGCATGTTACTTGCTCGACAAGCCCAAAGAAGCCTATTATTATATGGAACGCAACAAGGCCTTATTGCTTTTGGAGGATGTGTCCGTGGAACAGGCAAAGGAATTGGCACAATTGCCCCAAAAAACAATAGAACGCGAGTTCAGGCTCAAACAAAATATTTATTTATCCGAAAACGAATTGAGGAATCTTGAACCTACTTCCGAAAGCTCCCTCGATTCGGTCAGGCAACGGGTCTATGAAAGCAAGCGGATCTATAACGCTTTCTCAGATTCACTGGCTGCGGCCTTTCCCGACTATGCCAACATCAAAAAACAAGTCCGTTTGCTCTCCCATACCGATTTTATATCCGATTACATTTCGGACGATGAAGCCGTACTCCAATATATCCTTAACGAAGAACAAGGATACGGTCTGCTGACATCAAGCGAACAAAGTACTTTCTTTAAACTTGACGACGTAAAAAAATTAAATGATCAACTGATAGTGCTCTACGGCCAATTGACCGACCTGACCACCAGCCGAGACGAGCTGACGCGTTTCAATACCTTATCTCACCAAATTTTTAACCAATTGGTACCCGAAACCGTACACGAGACAATTAAAGGAAAAAAACTGACCCTCATTACCGATTACATCCTACAACAGATTCCTTTTGAAGCCTTTGTGACCGACCTCGAGAATCTCACTTACCTAATAGAGAACACCGAGATCCGGTACGCCTACTCGATGTCGTACCTAAATGCAAAAAAACAGGTCTCCAGTAAGGCCAAAAACGATTTTTTGGCCATAGCCCCTATAACATTTAACACTCTGGAACTTCCAGAACTTGTGTTTAGTAAATCTGAAGTGGAAGAAGCGGAAAGAATCTTTCCCGGAAAAAGGCTGATGAACCAAGAAGCTACAAAAGCAAGGTTCTTAGAACAGGTAAACGACTATAACATTATACATCTTTCTACCCATGCCGATATTGGCGAGGAGAACGACCCTTGGATCGCCTTCAGTGACGAAAAAATGTTTCTGAACGAGGTGTATGCTACCAAAAATCAAGCTGACATCGTTGTGTTAAGTGCCTGTAATACTTCGATAGGCGAACTTAAAAAAGGCGAAGGGGCCATGAGTTTGGCCCGAGGCTTCTTTCATTCCGGGGCGAAAAGCGTGGTATCTTCCCTATGGTCTACCAATGACAAGAGCAGTAAGGAACTTATGGTAGCTTTTTACCAAGGTCTTGATGAGGGACTCACCAAATCGGCCGCCCTACGGAAGGCCAAAATCGATTATATCAACAAGTATCGGGGCAGCAGTATTTCTCCGGCCTATTGGAGCGCTTTGATCATTATCGGGGACAACATACCGATCAGGCCTGCCCATAACCAATGGTCTTATATCTTATATATAGTTCTAGGGACTCTATTGGCCTTAGTGCTTTATCTTCTTGTCAAAAGAAGGGAACACCTTTCCTGA
- a CDS encoding collagen-like triple helix repeat-containing protein — MALTIAALTSCQKDNLEDAVLTETVHGEQGVAGTAGENGRDGEKGDTGEQGPQGEKGERGPQGEQGPQGEIGAAGANGADGEDGNANVRSFKFSLTSVASSHHTIEMPQLTTEVMENDVILTYLQFSRPLLLTYQLPATINVGLGGGRSLAADISASLWVGEITLSLKKPGELTSLMDSDIRAGDLKTLRVVIIKSTESTTGKTAEQNVRAELKSAGVNISNYDEVARYYGID, encoded by the coding sequence ATGGCACTTACCATTGCAGCCTTGACCTCGTGCCAAAAAGACAACCTTGAAGACGCGGTACTCACAGAAACCGTTCATGGAGAGCAGGGCGTCGCAGGCACGGCGGGCGAAAACGGACGAGACGGCGAAAAGGGCGATACCGGGGAACAAGGGCCACAAGGAGAAAAAGGAGAGAGAGGTCCTCAAGGCGAACAGGGGCCACAAGGAGAAATCGGAGCCGCAGGAGCAAATGGAGCCGATGGGGAAGATGGAAATGCCAATGTTCGATCGTTTAAATTTAGCCTTACAAGTGTAGCCTCATCGCACCATACCATCGAAATGCCGCAATTGACCACCGAGGTAATGGAAAATGACGTTATTCTGACCTATTTACAATTTTCAAGACCGCTTTTGTTGACATATCAACTACCTGCCACGATAAATGTCGGTCTTGGCGGAGGGCGAAGCCTTGCCGCGGACATTTCGGCATCACTTTGGGTAGGTGAAATTACATTATCGCTAAAAAAACCAGGGGAGCTGACCAGTCTTATGGATTCCGATATTCGTGCCGGGGACTTAAAAACCCTACGGGTCGTCATCATCAAATCGACAGAAAGCACAACTGGAAAAACTGCTGAACAAAACGTTCGGGCAGAACTAAAGTCGGCGGGAGTTAACATTAGCAATTATGATGAAGTGGCGCGATATTATGGTATTGATTAA
- a CDS encoding putative porin, translating to MKYFFLIFLIQLSCVQVFAQEDSIPPRKEVDTTAMRRMPRRLGPKEKEKEPEPEEVTIRDYKIISYARDTTFLDTTLTIQKEYKYNYLRKDDFELMPFSNVGKPYNKLGVDFKSNNLYPEMGAIALHSNYFEKEDIKYYNVATPMSDLFFKTTFEQGQLLDASLAFNTSRRLNFSIAYKGFRSLGKYQYNQSESGNFRTTTNYVTENGRYSLRAHIAAQDIENIENGGLVDEEGQFESGDSEFSNRVKIDVRFSDANSKILGKRYYLDHLYKLIRKEKDSSSQEKTSLGIGHQFNYETKYYAFNQTSANAYYGNNFISSIEDRASLKTMYNQVNAEFYNATLGRLQGNVSLYNYNYFFNSILIDGNGVEIPSRLKGEEIAIGAEYEKRIKGFQLKAMAKYNLTGDLGGNQMNASASYKLNDKHKLAVSAYGSSKMPNFNFLLYQSDYENYNWSNLSNFEKEQVYGLRFDFESQIWGHLSMSYETVDNYTYFGQDPLQAIEEGMENATIRPLQENNVLNHTKIKYAKEFKLGGFALNNTVMYQNVSQANQVLNVPELVTRNTLYFSSEVFKKAMFMQTGITLKYFSEYNMDAYNSLLGEFYLQNDQKLGSFPMLDFFINAKIQQTRIYLKAEHFNTLFSSEPNYYSAPNYPYRDFVIRFGLVWNFFS from the coding sequence ATGAAATATTTTTTCCTCATTTTCTTAATTCAGTTGTCATGTGTACAGGTCTTCGCCCAAGAAGATTCCATCCCTCCCCGAAAAGAGGTAGATACTACGGCCATGCGCCGTATGCCGAGAAGGCTCGGGCCTAAGGAAAAAGAGAAAGAACCCGAACCCGAAGAGGTCACCATAAGGGATTATAAGATTATTTCTTATGCCAGGGACACCACGTTTTTAGATACCACGCTTACCATACAAAAGGAGTACAAGTACAATTATTTAAGAAAGGACGATTTTGAGTTGATGCCTTTTTCAAATGTCGGGAAGCCTTACAACAAACTAGGGGTCGATTTCAAGTCGAATAACCTATATCCTGAAATGGGGGCCATTGCGCTTCATAGTAACTATTTCGAAAAGGAAGATATAAAGTACTACAATGTGGCAACGCCCATGTCGGACTTGTTCTTTAAGACCACTTTTGAGCAAGGTCAATTGCTAGATGCCAGTTTGGCGTTCAATACGTCAAGACGGCTGAATTTTTCAATTGCCTATAAAGGTTTCCGGTCTTTGGGCAAGTACCAGTACAACCAATCGGAATCGGGTAATTTTAGGACGACGACCAATTATGTTACCGAAAATGGCCGATACAGCCTTCGGGCCCATATAGCGGCCCAAGATATAGAGAATATAGAAAACGGGGGGCTGGTAGATGAAGAAGGCCAGTTTGAATCGGGCGATTCGGAATTTAGCAACCGTGTCAAAATTGATGTCCGTTTTAGTGATGCCAATAGTAAGATACTGGGCAAACGCTACTATTTAGACCATCTATATAAACTGATTCGAAAGGAAAAGGATTCGAGTAGCCAAGAGAAGACCTCCTTGGGCATTGGCCATCAGTTCAATTATGAAACCAAGTATTACGCCTTTAACCAAACCTCGGCGAATGCGTACTACGGAAACAACTTTATCTCATCCATAGAAGACAGGGCCAGTTTAAAGACCATGTACAACCAGGTCAATGCCGAGTTTTACAATGCCACCCTTGGTAGGCTTCAAGGGAATGTATCACTATATAATTACAATTATTTTTTCAATAGCATTTTAATCGATGGCAACGGAGTTGAGATACCGAGCCGTTTAAAGGGTGAAGAGATTGCTATTGGGGCCGAGTATGAAAAACGTATCAAGGGTTTTCAGCTCAAGGCCATGGCAAAATACAATCTAACGGGTGACTTGGGCGGTAATCAAATGAATGCATCTGCATCGTATAAGCTTAACGACAAGCATAAGCTGGCGGTATCTGCATATGGCTCGTCGAAGATGCCCAACTTTAATTTCTTGCTCTATCAAAGCGATTACGAAAATTACAACTGGTCGAACCTCTCTAATTTTGAGAAGGAACAGGTCTACGGTCTGCGTTTTGATTTTGAATCCCAAATATGGGGCCATCTTTCCATGAGCTATGAAACGGTAGACAACTATACCTATTTTGGGCAAGACCCTTTGCAAGCCATAGAGGAGGGCATGGAGAATGCCACGATCCGTCCGTTACAGGAAAACAACGTACTCAACCATACCAAGATCAAATACGCCAAGGAATTCAAGTTAGGGGGCTTTGCCTTGAACAATACGGTCATGTACCAAAACGTATCGCAGGCCAATCAAGTATTGAACGTTCCAGAGCTCGTTACAAGAAACACCCTGTATTTTTCCTCAGAGGTCTTTAAGAAGGCCATGTTTATGCAGACGGGGATTACCCTTAAGTATTTTTCGGAATATAACATGGACGCCTATAATTCGCTCCTAGGGGAGTTCTATCTTCAGAATGACCAGAAGTTGGGAAGCTTCCCTATGTTGGACTTCTTCATCAACGCCAAGATACAGCAGACCCGGATCTATTTAAAGGCGGAACACTTCAATACCTTGTTCAGTAGTGAACCGAATTATTACTCCGCACCCAACTACCCATATCGCGATTTTGTGATCCGTTTTGGTTTGGTTTGGAATTTCTTTTCATAA
- a CDS encoding ribonuclease HII: protein MLKPYHHTPIKEAGTDEAGRGCLAGPVTAAAVILQKGFKNEILTDSKQLSHTKRDLLRPIIESDCAAYAVSHVFPDEIDDINILNASILAMHKALSQLKTVPRFIVVDGNRFKPFQDIPHECIIKGDGKYLNIAAASVLAKTYRDAYMEELHKEYPVYNWKKNKGYPTKEHREAIRKYGITKYHRKSFRLLPDQLELGLKL from the coding sequence ATGTTAAAGCCTTACCACCACACCCCAATCAAGGAAGCGGGAACCGACGAAGCCGGAAGGGGATGCTTGGCCGGACCCGTAACCGCAGCGGCCGTAATCTTGCAAAAGGGGTTCAAAAACGAGATTTTGACCGACTCAAAGCAACTCTCACATACAAAACGCGATCTGCTTAGACCTATTATTGAGTCGGATTGCGCGGCCTATGCGGTGTCACATGTGTTTCCCGATGAAATAGACGATATCAATATTTTGAACGCTTCGATTTTGGCCATGCACAAGGCCCTTTCCCAATTAAAAACCGTTCCAAGGTTCATAGTGGTCGACGGCAACAGGTTCAAACCTTTTCAAGACATCCCCCATGAGTGTATTATAAAAGGGGATGGAAAATACCTGAACATTGCCGCTGCATCGGTCTTGGCAAAAACCTACCGAGATGCCTATATGGAAGAACTCCATAAAGAATACCCGGTTTACAATTGGAAAAAGAACAAGGGCTACCCCACAAAAGAACACCGTGAGGCCATTCGCAAATACGGCATTACCAAATACCACCGTAAAAGCTTCAGATTACTTCCCGACCAGTTAGAGCTAGGGCTAAAGCTCTAG
- a CDS encoding tetratricopeptide repeat protein produces the protein MDKEQLLYDYFSNRLTPEQERLFAQLLETDGEFKQQFDFENNLKRVIREKEAKQLKAKLIGFEEGIQKEETARAPFTVYRKWAMAASIALLVGLGWLGYNNFSGSGYMDMYEEHFQEYPNTVYAITRGEEADTSLERQAFVAYETNDNVQAIALFTQLKETKNTEAVNFYLAQSYLKNGQAEKAIALFDETINEKGEFRPQALWYAALAYLKINEKENAIRMLNDLVADGRYKKEEASKLFRDLE, from the coding sequence ATGGATAAGGAGCAATTACTCTACGATTACTTTTCAAACCGGCTAACGCCCGAGCAAGAAAGACTATTCGCCCAACTTTTGGAGACCGATGGTGAATTCAAGCAGCAATTCGATTTTGAAAATAACCTCAAGAGGGTTATTCGTGAAAAGGAGGCCAAACAACTTAAGGCCAAACTTATAGGCTTTGAAGAAGGTATTCAAAAAGAAGAAACGGCAAGAGCACCGTTTACCGTTTATCGAAAATGGGCCATGGCGGCCTCGATAGCTTTATTGGTCGGCTTGGGCTGGTTGGGCTACAACAATTTTTCAGGATCGGGTTATATGGATATGTATGAGGAGCACTTTCAAGAGTATCCGAATACGGTATATGCCATTACCCGTGGAGAGGAAGCCGATACTTCGTTGGAGCGACAAGCCTTTGTAGCCTATGAGACCAACGATAATGTTCAGGCGATAGCCCTTTTTACCCAGTTGAAAGAAACAAAGAACACCGAAGCGGTCAATTTCTACTTGGCACAATCCTATCTTAAAAATGGGCAGGCCGAGAAGGCTATTGCCCTTTTTGATGAAACAATAAACGAAAAGGGAGAGTTTAGGCCACAGGCCCTTTGGTATGCGGCACTGGCCTATTTGAAGATAAATGAAAAGGAAAATGCCATCCGTATGTTGAACGATTTGGTAGCCGATGGCCGATATAAAAAAGAGGAAGCCTCTAAACTTTTTAGGGACTTGGAATAA
- a CDS encoding RNA polymerase sigma factor — protein MQETDKNITLEELQAGSEETLRKVYEDNRSKFLNFARRYKLTEEENIDIYQDAYIVFYENIMNGKLESLTSSVSTYLFSIGKYLIFDRMRKNKKTVSGSYDLTRVGDTDEQISTLDLERSDLTREQKLLQKHFKDLGAKCQELLTFFYYRGYTIQEIMKAGNYNSENVVKAAKSRCMKTLKERIQENTY, from the coding sequence GTGCAAGAGACAGATAAAAATATTACACTGGAAGAGCTTCAAGCAGGTTCTGAAGAAACACTCCGGAAGGTCTATGAAGATAACCGGTCTAAGTTTTTGAATTTTGCGAGGCGCTATAAGCTTACGGAAGAAGAGAACATCGATATCTACCAAGATGCCTATATCGTTTTTTATGAAAACATAATGAACGGGAAATTAGAAAGCTTGACCAGCAGTGTTTCTACCTATCTATTCTCTATTGGCAAGTATTTAATTTTTGATAGGATGAGGAAGAACAAAAAAACAGTCTCAGGAAGCTACGACCTCACTCGGGTAGGCGACACTGATGAACAGATAAGTACGCTTGACCTGGAGCGGTCCGACCTGACAAGGGAACAGAAACTACTCCAGAAGCATTTTAAAGACCTCGGGGCTAAATGCCAAGAATTACTGACCTTCTTTTATTATCGTGGTTACACCATTCAAGAAATAATGAAAGCGGGGAATTACAATAGTGAAAATGTGGTCAAGGCGGCCAAATCGAGGTGTATGAAAACATTAAAGGAACGCATCCAAGAAAATACCTACTAG
- a CDS encoding TapB family protein, whose protein sequence is MKTALLTTVFCLIVTTVTFAQDSCSKFYPLEEGSSFEYTNYDKKEKVEGSVHYTITEVRSEGAASVATFDMKYKDKKGKDLFESNYSFSCENGLVTIDYKSLFPSQMMQQYTEMGLEMDISGTDIELPNDLSVGQQLADANVTVAMSMSGINMNVSVDQTNRKVEKRENVTTPAGTFDCYLITENHMTKTMGATIETSTKLWLAEGIGMVRQEAYKKNGTLMSRTELTRFTK, encoded by the coding sequence ATGAAGACCGCTTTATTAACAACCGTATTCTGCCTTATCGTGACCACCGTCACTTTTGCCCAAGACAGCTGTAGTAAATTTTACCCTCTGGAAGAAGGGAGTTCGTTTGAATATACAAATTATGACAAAAAAGAAAAGGTAGAGGGCTCAGTGCACTACACCATTACCGAGGTCCGCTCCGAAGGCGCTGCTTCCGTAGCCACTTTTGATATGAAGTACAAGGATAAAAAAGGAAAGGACCTATTTGAATCAAATTACTCCTTCAGCTGTGAGAACGGCCTGGTCACCATTGACTACAAATCACTTTTCCCCTCGCAAATGATGCAGCAATACACGGAAATGGGGTTGGAGATGGACATCTCGGGAACCGATATCGAACTCCCCAACGACCTGAGTGTAGGCCAACAATTGGCCGATGCCAATGTTACGGTGGCCATGAGTATGAGCGGCATAAACATGAACGTTTCGGTCGACCAGACGAATAGAAAAGTAGAAAAAAGGGAAAACGTGACTACGCCTGCCGGTACTTTTGACTGTTATTTGATTACGGAAAACCACATGACCAAGACCATGGGCGCGACCATTGAAACCTCAACAAAGCTGTGGCTGGCGGAAGGCATAGGCATGGTAAGACAAGAAGCGTACAAAAAGAATGGCACCTTAATGAGCCGAACCGAGCTTACCCGATTTACTAAATAA
- a CDS encoding OmpA family protein, translated as MKKRTHLAKLAMVFLGLFFVSHTSSAQILRKLGKAAERAAERTVERRVEKETSEKTDQALDSIFEPGESKKKTKKKSGSKKDNTSTNKAPTETSGTSGNSASTVPKNASPTMAIYSKFDFVPGDTPLFFDDFSNEFVGDFPSRWNTNGSGELVTVEGENSKWLKLLPGFTTAYIPDISPLPDEFTLEFDVIALGLDKKTSSQAYFGIVIEDNNTFKKGANMGMVEYSLCQFIDPGITVENKVASKRVIRNIVKADIRQVVNNKHHISVAINKERFRFWINENKYIDVPRLLPSNVQMQGIKFMLRGTDTNKESILISNIKVAKGGVDLRRKLLADGKISTNGILFNSGSAEIQPQSMGIIRQIYQVLQQDSSINLKIVGHTDADGDDKKNLQLSKQRAEAVKNALVSIYDVSSSRLSTDGKGESEPVGDNSSPDGKSMNRRVEFIKL; from the coding sequence ATGAAAAAACGAACACATCTGGCAAAACTGGCAATGGTTTTTCTGGGGCTTTTTTTTGTAAGCCATACAAGTAGCGCGCAAATTCTAAGAAAACTTGGGAAGGCCGCTGAGCGGGCCGCGGAAAGAACCGTTGAAAGACGTGTAGAAAAAGAAACCTCTGAAAAAACCGATCAAGCCCTTGATAGTATTTTTGAACCAGGGGAAAGCAAAAAGAAGACGAAGAAAAAGTCCGGTTCAAAAAAAGACAACACCTCAACCAATAAGGCGCCTACCGAAACCAGCGGTACTAGCGGAAACTCCGCTTCCACCGTTCCGAAAAACGCTTCGCCGACCATGGCCATATATAGCAAGTTCGATTTTGTTCCCGGAGACACTCCCCTCTTTTTCGATGATTTTTCAAATGAATTTGTGGGCGATTTTCCCTCGCGATGGAATACGAACGGAAGTGGAGAACTGGTTACCGTAGAAGGTGAAAACAGCAAATGGCTAAAACTTCTGCCAGGTTTCACCACTGCGTACATTCCCGATATAAGCCCGTTACCCGACGAATTCACCCTAGAATTTGACGTCATTGCACTAGGACTCGACAAAAAAACCTCGTCACAGGCGTACTTCGGCATTGTTATAGAAGACAACAATACCTTTAAAAAAGGAGCGAACATGGGCATGGTGGAATATTCCCTTTGCCAATTTATAGACCCAGGGATAACCGTAGAAAACAAGGTCGCTTCAAAAAGGGTCATTCGAAACATCGTAAAAGCCGATATACGCCAGGTTGTGAACAACAAACACCACATATCGGTAGCCATCAACAAAGAGCGTTTTCGATTTTGGATAAACGAGAACAAATATATTGACGTACCTCGGCTACTCCCATCCAATGTACAGATGCAGGGAATAAAATTTATGCTTCGCGGAACGGATACCAATAAAGAATCTATACTAATAAGTAATATAAAGGTAGCCAAAGGAGGTGTTGACTTACGAAGGAAACTATTGGCCGATGGAAAAATATCGACCAACGGCATTCTGTTCAACAGCGGCTCGGCCGAGATACAACCCCAGTCGATGGGCATTATACGGCAGATATATCAGGTACTGCAACAAGACTCTTCCATCAACCTCAAGATCGTAGGCCATACGGACGCCGATGGAGATGACAAGAAAAACCTTCAACTCTCAAAGCAAAGGGCCGAAGCCGTAAAAAATGCACTCGTATCTATATATGATGTATCTTCCAGTAGACTATCTACCGACGGCAAAGGAGAATCTGAACCTGTTGGAGACAACTCAAGCCCCGACGGCAAATCTATGAACCGACGTGTAGAATTCATTAAACTATAA
- a CDS encoding S8 family serine peptidase — protein sequence MKTKILLLLSLLFIVSSCDEDATEGLVIDPDDIIDNENIIVVDEGADSGNPKIFISPNEVIVKYDPGVSQDSVRKDFPLLNYKKCDCGDTNIELWVFDPGIDELEIEGVVQRLSRRSGTRGERSFDIQLTPVGPFPQPGQDVLADTVGLVGPASSLSVNIAVIDTGLDFKRYLNTESPEKFLFPSGYYSYCYDTGTGWNFTGEGDPNFVDDNGHGTYVTKIMTDELDKKGVDYQILPLKVFDASGRGSYWDVLCSLAYVKDINHFRKVIDIVNASFGGGLPREFFDEPEAGETENIFTEMLEALNDQGTLVITSAGNKGEDNDTGVEGDFLSSFRSPNIISVGGYEYDTINPAARPITLHRLSNYGSDGSVDIALAFNNYEIIYDTSDSLRKQRVTLHGTSYAAGALSGKAGTLIDSLGNLSIEDLKTHIFNLTEHAPQLDGKIVDGRALIREE from the coding sequence ATGAAAACCAAAATACTCCTTCTTCTGTCACTCCTGTTTATTGTAAGCTCTTGTGACGAAGATGCCACCGAAGGCCTTGTAATCGATCCTGACGATATAATTGACAACGAAAACATCATAGTGGTAGACGAAGGGGCGGATAGCGGAAACCCCAAGATTTTTATTTCGCCCAATGAAGTAATCGTCAAATACGACCCAGGGGTTTCACAAGACTCGGTAAGGAAAGACTTCCCCTTGCTCAATTATAAAAAATGCGACTGCGGGGATACCAATATTGAATTGTGGGTTTTTGACCCCGGCATCGATGAACTTGAAATTGAAGGTGTTGTCCAGAGGCTTTCAAGACGCAGCGGGACACGGGGCGAACGCTCCTTCGACATTCAACTTACACCCGTCGGACCATTTCCCCAGCCCGGACAGGATGTATTAGCCGATACAGTAGGCCTAGTCGGCCCTGCTTCCAGTCTTTCAGTTAACATTGCGGTCATCGATACCGGACTCGATTTTAAAAGATACCTGAACACCGAAAGCCCGGAGAAATTTTTGTTTCCCAGCGGCTACTATAGCTACTGCTACGATACGGGTACCGGTTGGAATTTTACAGGTGAAGGAGACCCCAACTTTGTAGATGATAACGGGCATGGCACCTACGTAACCAAAATCATGACCGACGAACTCGACAAGAAAGGCGTCGACTATCAAATTCTACCTTTAAAGGTTTTCGACGCAAGTGGAAGGGGATCGTATTGGGACGTGCTTTGCTCCTTGGCCTATGTAAAGGACATCAACCATTTTCGTAAGGTAATCGATATCGTAAATGCCAGTTTTGGCGGCGGGCTGCCACGTGAATTTTTTGACGAGCCGGAAGCCGGGGAAACCGAAAACATCTTTACCGAGATGCTGGAAGCCCTTAATGATCAAGGCACATTGGTCATTACCTCGGCCGGAAACAAAGGTGAAGACAACGATACCGGCGTCGAAGGGGATTTCCTGTCCTCTTTTCGGTCTCCCAACATAATCTCGGTTGGCGGTTACGAGTACGATACGATCAATCCTGCTGCACGGCCCATCACACTTCACCGCCTCTCAAATTATGGAAGCGACGGAAGCGTCGATATCGCATTGGCCTTCAACAACTATGAGATCATCTACGATACCAGCGATTCACTCCGAAAACAAAGGGTAACCCTACATGGCACTTCGTATGCCGCGGGCGCCTTGTCGGGAAAGGCCGGCACCCTAATCGACAGCCTAGGCAATCTTTCTATCGAAGATCTGAAAACCCATATCTTCAACTTAACGGAACACGCGCCCCAGCTCGACGGCAAAATAGTCGATGGAAGGGCCCTTATCCGGGAAGAATAA